One genomic segment of Clavelina lepadiformis chromosome 3, kaClaLepa1.1, whole genome shotgun sequence includes these proteins:
- the LOC143448515 gene encoding semaphorin-1A-like, protein MSSNKVYSFFTEISVEDKSEQVYTRIGQVCKHDGGWRNLRNQFSSFFKARLNCSLPGQPPFYFNELSDVTELVTLDKLYKVGKTKMVFALMNTPSNSIPASAICAFSLPDIEASMNGVFYEKFADAKTSAQYWAQQDNYSEPHLASCASDPSKLSVRSLNFMRMHPIMYQSVNAWDLHNNVTQPHNAIPLYSRTNSG, encoded by the exons ATGTCTTCGAACAAAGTTTATTCGTTTTTTACCGAGATCTCCGTCGAGGATAAATCAGAG CAAGTTTACACACGCATCGGTCAAGTTTGCAAGCACGACGGTGGATGGCGCAATTTGAGGAATCAGTTCTCGTCATTCTTCAAAGCGAGACTGAACTGCTCGTTGCCAGGACAACCGCCGTTCTACTTCAACGAGCTTAGTGACGTCACTGAGCTGGTGACGTTGGACAAGTTGTACAAGGTCGGGAAGACAAAGATGGTTTTCGCTCTCATGAACACGCCCAG CAACAGCATCCCTGCATCGGCCATTTGCGCATTCTCTCTGCCGGACATTGAAGCTTCCATGAACGGCGTATTTTATGAGAAATTCGCCGATGCAAAAACCAGTGCACAATACTGGGCTCAGCAGGACAACTACTCCGAACCTCACCTGGCCAG cTGTGCGAGCGATCCAAGCAAATTATCCGTCCGCAGTCTCAACTTCATGCGCATGCATCCCATAATGTACCAGAGCGTCAACGCGTGGGATCTCCATAACAACGTGACGCAACCACACAACGCGATTCCTCTTTATTCGAGAACAAACTCCGGGTAA